The following DNA comes from Meiothermus sp..
GCCCGGGGAGGAAGTGCTCAAGACCCTGCGGGCCTGGGCCAGCCGCTACCGGGGCCAGTGGGACGGGCTGGTGGTGGTGCCCAAGGCGGGTCTGGGCCAGACCGTCGAGCTCACCGCCTGGACCAAGCTGCTGCGGCTGGAGCGCTGGGACGCCGCCGCGGCTGCCGCCTTACGTCACTAGCTCTTGGTCACCGGCCGCACGGCATGCGTAAGCTGGGGGTGAGTATGGCTCGAGTGCTGCTGGTCGATGACGACCCTTCCATCCACGAGGTGCTGGGGGCCTACCTGCGCCAGGAGGGGCACGAGGTGGTGGAGGCGCGCGACGGGGCCGAGGCGCTGGCCCGGCTGGGCGCGGCCGACCTGCTGATCCTGGACCTGATGCTGCCGAAGGTGGGCGGGCTCGAGGTGGCCCGGGAGGCGCGGCGGGACTACCCCGACCTCCCCGTCCTGATGCTCACCGCCAAGGGCGAGGAGGAGGAGCGCATCGAGGGCCTCGATCTCGGCGCCGACGACTACGTGACCAAGCCTTTCAGCCCGCGCGAGGTAGTGGCACGGGTGCGGGCGCTGTTGCGACGCCGGGGGCTGCGCGACGAACTCGCCTTCGGGGCCCTCACCCTCAAGCCCGCCGAGCGCGTAGCCCTGCTGAACGGGGCTCCCCTACCGCTGTCGCGGCTGGAGTTCGACCTGCTGCTCACCCTGGCCCAGCACCCCGGGCTGGTGTGGAGCCGGGCGCGGCTGCTCGAGCGGGTGTGGGGCGGGGACTTCCCCGGCGTAGATCGCGTGGTGGACGTGCACATCGCGGGCCTGCGCCGGAAGCTGGGCGAGGACAGCGACAACCCCCGCTACATCGAGACGGTGCGCGGGGTGGGCTACCGCTTCCGGGAGGAATAATGTTCACGCGGCTGTTCCTGACCCACCTGCTGGCGGCGCTGGTGGCGCTGGTGGCCTTGCTGGGCTTCGCGGAGTGGCTGGCCCCGCGCTTTTACCAGAGCCACATCGAGCAGATGGTGGCGGCCATCGGGCCGCAGGGCCACGAGCTGCACGCCGACCTCGAGCGCGGCCTGCGCTCGACCCTCACCGCCGCCTGGCTGGCCTCGCTGCCGCTGGCCGGGCTGCTGGCGGCGGGCACGGCCTGGGTGGTCTCGAGGCGGGTCAGCCAGGGGGTGCGGCTGCTGGCCCATGGCAGCCGTAGCATCGCGCAGGGGCACTACCACGACCGCCTGCCGGTGCACGGCCGCGACGAGCTGGCCTCTCTCGCCCAGGACTTCAACCGCATGGCCGAGGCGCTGGAGAGGGTCGAGCAGAGCCGCGTCGAGCTCATCGGCTCCGTCGCCCACGAGCTGCGCACGCCCCTGGCCGGGCTGCAGGGCTACGCCGAGGCCCTGGCCGACGGGGTGCTACCGCCCGAGCAGGCCGCCGGGCGCATCAGCCACGAGGTGCGGGCCATGCGTCGCCTGGTCGAGGATTTGTCGCTGGTCTCGAGGGTCGAGGCGAGAGCGGTGGAGATTCGCCCGCAGGCGCTCGACCCCGCCGCGGCCCTGAGGCGGGCGGCCGAACGCTTCGAGCTGGTGTTCGCGGAACAGGGGGTGGCCCTGCGGCTCGAGCCCTGTGGGCCGCTGCCGGCGGTGTGGGGCGATCCCGAGCGCCTGCAGCAGGTGCTCTCCAACCTGCTCGCCAACGCCCTGCGCCACACCCCGCCCGGCGGGGAGGTGGGGCTGAAGGCCGAGCCGGCACCGAGCGGGGTGTGCTTCAGCGTGCACGACACCGGCCCGGGCATACCCCCTGAGCACCAGGCGCGGGTCTTTGAGCGCTTCTACCGCGTGGACTCAGCCCGCAGCCGGCAGGACGGCGGAAGCGGGGTAGGCCTGACCATCGCCAAGGGCCTGGTCGAGGCTATGGGGGGAACGATGGGCCTCGAGAGCGAGGTCGGGCGCGGCAGCACCTTCTGGTTCACGCTGCCGCCAGCCCGGTCCTGAGCCCTGTCGCGCTCTTCCTCGCGCTGCGCCTGATCCGGTGGGAAGGGGCGCCCTAAAGCGTCACGAAGGGCTCGAGCCGCCCTTTGACGAGGGCCAGCACCCGGTAGGGCTGGGTCTTGGGGCCGGGCATCCCCGGCGTGCCCGAGGGCATGCC
Coding sequences within:
- a CDS encoding response regulator transcription factor, coding for MARVLLVDDDPSIHEVLGAYLRQEGHEVVEARDGAEALARLGAADLLILDLMLPKVGGLEVAREARRDYPDLPVLMLTAKGEEEERIEGLDLGADDYVTKPFSPREVVARVRALLRRRGLRDELAFGALTLKPAERVALLNGAPLPLSRLEFDLLLTLAQHPGLVWSRARLLERVWGGDFPGVDRVVDVHIAGLRRKLGEDSDNPRYIETVRGVGYRFREE
- a CDS encoding cell wall metabolism sensor histidine kinase WalK, which translates into the protein MFTRLFLTHLLAALVALVALLGFAEWLAPRFYQSHIEQMVAAIGPQGHELHADLERGLRSTLTAAWLASLPLAGLLAAGTAWVVSRRVSQGVRLLAHGSRSIAQGHYHDRLPVHGRDELASLAQDFNRMAEALERVEQSRVELIGSVAHELRTPLAGLQGYAEALADGVLPPEQAAGRISHEVRAMRRLVEDLSLVSRVEARAVEIRPQALDPAAALRRAAERFELVFAEQGVALRLEPCGPLPAVWGDPERLQQVLSNLLANALRHTPPGGEVGLKAEPAPSGVCFSVHDTGPGIPPEHQARVFERFYRVDSARSRQDGGSGVGLTIAKGLVEAMGGTMGLESEVGRGSTFWFTLPPARS